TCCAAAATAACATTAGAAGCTGAGAAAGTCAAAGAGGTAATAGAGCAATTGCAACTTAAAACCGAAGAGGATTGCCGGAGGGTGAGGGCTGAGGTTAGAAAGCGGACAGCACAACTGCGGGATAATCTGCCTATCCGTAAATGGGTAAAAGAGGAAAGACCAAGGGAGATGCTGGTTAAATGTGGGGCGGACAAACTCTCCTTGTCCAAGCTTTTTGCCATAATTCTGCGGGTTGGTCGGGAAGGGATAAGTGCCGAGGAACTGGCAAAGAGGTTGTTGAATAAATTTGGGACATTGAGGGGGATAGATTCTGCACCTGTCTCTGAACTCTGCAAGATTGAAGGGATAGGTGAGGCAAAGGCTTCCCAGATAAAGGCGGCATTAGAGATTGGCAAGCGGCTATCTATGGAAAGTGCCCGGAAACAGAAGGGAATTAAAAGTCCGGATGAGGCTATTGGCTATGTAGCCGAGTATTATGGTCCTTATCTGAGGGATGCCAAGAAGGAGTGCTTTCATATTATACTTTTAGATGTCAAGAATAAGCCTATTGATAATATCGAGATAAGCAAAGGCAGTATTGATGCCAGCATCGTTGACCCAAGGGAGATTATAAAGGAGGCAACCTGCTGCTCTGCATCCTCTATTATTTTGGTTCATAACCACCCCTCAGGCGAAACAGAGCCGTCAGCCGAGGATACGAAGATAACAAATACCATCATAGATGCCTGCAAACTTGTAGGCATAAAGGTATTGGACCATATCATCATTGGCAGGAATAAAGAAGACTATTACAGCTTTGCCAATAAGGGGTTGATAAGATGAAAAAGCCGTATTCTACCTATTGCCCATAATAAAAAAAAGGGGGGGATGTATAATGGGAGAGGAAATAGCGGTATACAAGGTAGATCATTTACCGATTGTAAGAAAATATGCAGAAAAAATAGGTGTTATGGAGATAATTAACAGGCTTGTTTCAACCGAGATGGAAATAGAGCCCGGAGATATTGCGTTGGGGATGATACTGGATACACTGTCTGGTCGAAGTCCCCTTTACCGATTGTATCATGAGGTAATTGTTTGCGTTGAGAAAATAATGCCAATTTCTTTTCCTTTACTGAGAAATAAATCATCATATGGAAAGAGCAAAAACCCTTCCATTGCTTTCATTAACTACAAAATTTGAAAATAGGCTAAAACTGTCCCTTTTAGGGTACGGAATGTCAGTAAAAATGATGACGCAGCACTACTTAGGTGGCAAGAATTCAGGAGTCAGGATGAGAACACCAAGAGCGTTGCATGGTCAATTCAATATTTGCAATGGGTTACGGCTTTTCTTGACACAAAAAGCTGCCATCTTAAGCCTTTATACCCTTTGAAGTTATGGGACTGATTGATCTAACTTCAATATTTTCAAGCCCCCTTGGGAGATGAATCCCGACGATTTTGGCAATTTTTAGCAAATTGGTGGAAATTGCCTCATGCATCATGTCAAGCATGTCAACAACTTACAACATTTGTCAAGTTGGTAGTGGAGTGTGCTTTTATGGCTATTTTTGTTGTAACTCCTTGTTTTCATAGGGATATAGCTTATGCAACACTCTCGAACACCTGCATATATGCAATCTGATAAATAACTTGACATAATAGTGTCCCGTCAACTCTCAAGTGTCGGATAGTTTGATGTGTAGGGACAGGGCTTGTTCCTGTCCCTGAATTGAAGGCAACGAAACAACGGACACCCACGAGGGAATGTCCCTACAGGGTTGTCAACTTAATTAACAGATTTCATATATGGAGAATAACATTTCAATGTCATTTAATATACTCCAAAAAACCTTTCTTGATTTTCTTGATATATCTGAAAAGGAACGAGATTATGTTTGGGAGTTCTTTGAATGTTTAAGCTTTGCAGATTTAGATATTCCATCAGATGAGTGGGATAGACTGCACCACTATTGTATCTATCAAGAAGACTTTTTGGAGAATATTCTGGCTTTATCTATAGGGTATATTTATGAGATATGGCATGATAAAATCAGATTTCATGAAATTCTAAATAGCGTTCTTAATTCAGTAGAAAATGTTCTTGATCGCAATGTCTCTTTTATCCCGGATGTAATTAAAGAATTGCCAGCAGTGGCAAGAGAAGACATCTGGATAGCTGTATATAACAGCATATATGATAGCTATGATGCTGAGAAATCTAAGGCAAAAAGTGATCGGGCTTATGCGTTAAGCATAGCTATTCAAAATAAATTTAAGCATATATTCAAGACTGAGCGTGATAAAGATATTATAAAAATGAGAGCAACAGGAGCAAGCCTTGAATCGGCTGGTCAAGAATATGGATTTACCCGTGAAAGGGTGCGACAGATTGAGCAAAAGGTGCTTGATAAATTCAACAGCTTTTTATCGAGAATAAAGCCTTACTATATTTTGCAGACCTTTACACAAAGCAATATTCTGTTATCGGTTGATGATATACAAAGTCATCTTGGTGAATTATCCGGGATTTTTATATATTTCCTTAAACAATGTAACAATAAGGCTGTATTGTGTAGCAATGAGCTGAATGGTTTTATTATTGGAGATAGTTCGTGGTATATACAGTTAATTGAATACATAGGCACATTACCAGACACATTTAAGGCTTCAGATTTGGAATTATATGTTTCAAGTTTTATGGCAGAGTCTAAAATAAAGGTCGATAGTAATCTGGTTTATAAACTAATTTTAGTTAAATATAATTCAATAGGTAGTTTTTTCTCCAAAAAGAAATTAAATTTCGCCGATAAATATATGGCGGTCTTAAAAAGATATTATCCCAATGGCATCAAGTTGTTTGATGATTTTGAGATGATGCGGTTCAGGAATTATGCTAAAGACTTGTTTGGCAATGTTGAACTTCCGGAAAACGATAGAGCTATTTGTGCAAGAATAGCTGAGTTGACAGTGCTTTGTGGTAGGGGTAAATACATACTATCTGACCAAATCAGGCTTGATGAGGAATTGCTTAATAAAATTCATCAATTTATAATAGATAGTGATAGAAATGTCATTATGTTTAGTGAGTTGTTTGAGAGGTTTAAGACTGAGTTGATTGATAAAACCAGCATAAATAACCGCTTTTATTTGCAGGGGGTACTGAGATACAAGTATGAAAATGAGTTTTTCTTTACAAAGGATACCTTAATAAAGGACATAAACAGCGAGCAAGGCATAACGCTTTCAATTGCAATGGAGGCGTTTATTAAGGAGCAAGGACGGCTTGTAACCAAGGACGAGATAAGGGAAGAATTTTTAGGACTTGCCGAATGTGTTTTGCAATCAGCGGTTGCAAGCAATCCCTGCATATTGTTATGGAACGGTGGGAAATATTTACATTCTGAACAAC
The bacterium DNA segment above includes these coding regions:
- a CDS encoding DUF4277 domain-containing protein produces the protein MGEEIAVYKVDHLPIVRKYAEKIGVMEIINRLVSTEMEIEPGDIALGMILDTLSGRSPLYRLYHEVIVCVEKIMPISFPLLRNKSSYGKSKNPSIAFINYKI
- the radC gene encoding DNA repair protein RadC — encoded protein: MNDILDFLAENSIYPMISTKGTVFFKSKITLEAEKVKEVIEQLQLKTEEDCRRVRAEVRKRTAQLRDNLPIRKWVKEERPREMLVKCGADKLSLSKLFAIILRVGREGISAEELAKRLLNKFGTLRGIDSAPVSELCKIEGIGEAKASQIKAALEIGKRLSMESARKQKGIKSPDEAIGYVAEYYGPYLRDAKKECFHIILLDVKNKPIDNIEISKGSIDASIVDPREIIKEATCCSASSIILVHNHPSGETEPSAEDTKITNTIIDACKLVGIKVLDHIIIGRNKEDYYSFANKGLIR